The Oryzias melastigma strain HK-1 linkage group LG13, ASM292280v2, whole genome shotgun sequence genome window below encodes:
- the LOC112149441 gene encoding zona pellucida-like domain-containing protein 1 isoform X1, which yields MCNRRTYRSAMETTKLVIITVLLGLILQANAQTPSACILSPTNRAPENTDINVTCGTQYMDLSIYICPMYQALYNESLMVVNNQLTNSLCYGTADFTVTPPVLRFRFPINESSASACGNVYKVTSQVGSGAFADFSNVQYVNISGTVNSIDPSAGAITYRPQIMYKYSCNYPMQYLLNNTQIGVSGVNIAIRDNNGSFVSTLSMQLYQDANYQQVLTVPPTGINLKTKIYVNVKATNLTDRFNLLLDRCYATTSPYPVLTTYYDLFVGCNRDAQTKIELNGVSQSARFSFEAFRFVEHKNLTVSTFYLHCATRLCEASTCASLLPNCGTTQNRRRREAEMVPTNTTITSPPIVVGVKSAEPEPFALYGAAAPPAMVCSSPLLGSLLSLLLFSWLP from the exons ATGTGCAACAGAAGGACCTACAG atccGCAATGGAAACTACAAAACTGGTCATCATTACAGTGCTACTTGGCCTGATTTTACAGGCTAATGCCCAAACACCATCTGCCTGCATTCTAAGCCCAACAAACAGAGCCCCAG AAAATACTGACATCAACGTAACCTGCGGGACCCAGTACATGGACCTGAGTATTTACATCTGTCCAATGTACCAAGCGCTTTACAACGAGTCTCTGATGGTTGTGAATAATCAACTCACTAACAGCCTGTGCTACGGGACAGCTGACTTCACTGTGACACCACCCGTTTTAAGGTTCCGATTCCCAATCAATGAATCAAGTGCCTCAGCTTGCGGAAATGTGTACAAG gttACAAGTCAGGTTGGAAGTGGAGCCTTTGCTGACTTCTCAAATGTCCAGTATGTGAACATCTCTGGCACCGTGAATTCCATTGACCCCTCTGCAGGTGCCATCACCTATCGTCCTCAGATTATGTACAAGTATTCCTGCAACTACCCTATGCAGTACCTTCTCAACAACACACAGATTGGGGT ATCAGGTGTAAACATTGCCATACGAGACAACAATGGTAGCTTCGTCAGCACACTGAGCATGCAGCTTTATCAG GATGCAAATTACCAACAGGTTCTGACCGTTCCACCAACAGGGATCAACCTCAAAACCAAGATTTATGTTAATGTTAAAGCCACCAATCTGACAGACAG GTTTAACTTGCTGCTGGATCGGTGTTACGCCACAACCAGCCCCTATCCTGTGCTAACCACCTATTATGACCTTTTTGTGGG ATGTAACCGTGACGCGCAGACAAAGATAGAGCTCAACGGGGTTTCACAGTCGGCACGCTTCTCATTTGAGGCCTTCAGATTTGTGGAGCACAAAAACCTGACGGTTTCTACTTTCTACCTGCACTGTGCCACCAGACTCTGTGAGGCTTCCACCTGTGCCTCATTACTGCCT AATTGTGGAACCACCCAAAACAGGAGAAGGAGGGAGGCAGAGATGGTGCCGACCAACACGACGATCACCTCTCCTCCCATAGTCGTCGGTGTAAAGAGCGCTG AACCGGAGCCATTCGCTCTCTATGGAG cagctgctccaccTGCGATGGTCTGCAGTAGTCCCCTGTTGGGCTCATTACTGTCATTACTGCTGTTTTCGTGGCTGCCCTAA
- the LOC112149441 gene encoding zona pellucida-like domain-containing protein 1 isoform X2, producing the protein MCNRRTYRSAMETTKLVIITVLLGLILQANAQTPSACILSPTNRAPENTDINVTCGTQYMDLSIYICPMYQALYNESLMVVNNQLTNSLCYGTADFTVTPPVLRFRFPINESSASACGNVYKVTSQVGSGAFADFSNVQYVNISGTVNSIDPSAGAITYRPQIMYKYSCNYPMQYLLNNTQIGVSGVNIAIRDNNGSFVSTLSMQLYQDANYQQVLTVPPTGINLKTKIYVNVKATNLTDRFNLLLDRCYATTSPYPVLTTYYDLFVGCNRDAQTKIELNGVSQSARFSFEAFRFVEHKNLTVSTFYLHCATRLCEASTCASLLPNCGTTQNRRRREAEMVPTNTTITSPPIVVGVKSAEPEPFALYGAAPPAMVCSSPLLGSLLSLLLFSWLP; encoded by the exons ATGTGCAACAGAAGGACCTACAG atccGCAATGGAAACTACAAAACTGGTCATCATTACAGTGCTACTTGGCCTGATTTTACAGGCTAATGCCCAAACACCATCTGCCTGCATTCTAAGCCCAACAAACAGAGCCCCAG AAAATACTGACATCAACGTAACCTGCGGGACCCAGTACATGGACCTGAGTATTTACATCTGTCCAATGTACCAAGCGCTTTACAACGAGTCTCTGATGGTTGTGAATAATCAACTCACTAACAGCCTGTGCTACGGGACAGCTGACTTCACTGTGACACCACCCGTTTTAAGGTTCCGATTCCCAATCAATGAATCAAGTGCCTCAGCTTGCGGAAATGTGTACAAG gttACAAGTCAGGTTGGAAGTGGAGCCTTTGCTGACTTCTCAAATGTCCAGTATGTGAACATCTCTGGCACCGTGAATTCCATTGACCCCTCTGCAGGTGCCATCACCTATCGTCCTCAGATTATGTACAAGTATTCCTGCAACTACCCTATGCAGTACCTTCTCAACAACACACAGATTGGGGT ATCAGGTGTAAACATTGCCATACGAGACAACAATGGTAGCTTCGTCAGCACACTGAGCATGCAGCTTTATCAG GATGCAAATTACCAACAGGTTCTGACCGTTCCACCAACAGGGATCAACCTCAAAACCAAGATTTATGTTAATGTTAAAGCCACCAATCTGACAGACAG GTTTAACTTGCTGCTGGATCGGTGTTACGCCACAACCAGCCCCTATCCTGTGCTAACCACCTATTATGACCTTTTTGTGGG ATGTAACCGTGACGCGCAGACAAAGATAGAGCTCAACGGGGTTTCACAGTCGGCACGCTTCTCATTTGAGGCCTTCAGATTTGTGGAGCACAAAAACCTGACGGTTTCTACTTTCTACCTGCACTGTGCCACCAGACTCTGTGAGGCTTCCACCTGTGCCTCATTACTGCCT AATTGTGGAACCACCCAAAACAGGAGAAGGAGGGAGGCAGAGATGGTGCCGACCAACACGACGATCACCTCTCCTCCCATAGTCGTCGGTGTAAAGAGCGCTG AACCGGAGCCATTCGCTCTCTATGGAG ctgctccaccTGCGATGGTCTGCAGTAGTCCCCTGTTGGGCTCATTACTGTCATTACTGCTGTTTTCGTGGCTGCCCTAA